Within Methanobrevibacter sp., the genomic segment GTGCGAAATGTGGTACTCAATTAACAGATAACGTAATTGGTACGGAAATGCCAATTCAGTTTTCAGAGGAATCCAAAACAAGACTGATTATCATATCATATATAATTACAATTATCTTATCATGGGGTGGAGTCGTAGTGTACCTTTTAAGGGCCAAATATGCAGTTGGATATTTAGGTTTCTTCGGTGCATTCATGCCTTTTTATTTAATACAGGCGCCGGATAAGAGAATTAGAAAACATGGATATATAATGTTATTAATCTCATTGGTTGGAAT encodes:
- a CDS encoding zinc ribbon domain-containing protein, encoding MVRICKNCGYNNEDSYNYCAKCGTQLTDNVIGTEMPIQFSEESKTRLIIISYIITIILSWGGVVVYLLRAKYAVGYLGFFGAFMPFYLIQAPDKRIRKHGYIMLLISLVGIALSFYLLFYN